A section of the Prochlorococcus marinus XMU1402 genome encodes:
- a CDS encoding homoserine dehydrogenase, translating to MRKCKIGIVGFGTVGSGIYKILSSEVDSHPILKEIEIAKIAVKDLNKKRGIELDNNLLTDDPFKLINDPSIDVIVEVMGGVDLAKDIILQSLKLGKSVVTANKAVIARYGEEIYKTASKEGVYILSEAAVCGGIPIIEPLKRSLKSNSIKKMVGIINGTTNFILSKMANEKADYKETLKLAQSLGYAEFDPTADVEGHDAADKISILSELAFGGKIKREEIHSEGISKINLKDIEYANKLGFEIKLLALSERGQTNSNDSLALNIWVGPSLIPKSHPLATVKGVNNALLIEADPLGEIMLYGPGAGSGPTAASVVSDILNLHAASVKNNNSVDPLLSFDFWRTCHIIECSQINKKNYLRIICLDSPGVIGKIGDIFGKNNVSIESIVQLDASEDKAEIVVITHEVNNGDFEKSKDEINSLNEVKVIASQLSCI from the coding sequence ATGAGAAAATGCAAAATTGGGATTGTAGGTTTTGGAACTGTAGGTTCAGGGATTTATAAAATATTAAGTTCTGAAGTTGATTCACATCCAATCCTAAAAGAAATAGAAATTGCAAAAATAGCAGTCAAAGATCTTAATAAAAAAAGGGGTATTGAGCTAGACAATAATTTGTTAACTGATGATCCATTTAAATTAATTAATGACCCCTCTATAGATGTAATTGTTGAAGTAATGGGTGGAGTTGATTTGGCGAAAGATATTATTCTGCAATCATTAAAATTAGGTAAATCTGTTGTTACTGCAAATAAAGCTGTGATTGCAAGATATGGAGAAGAAATATATAAAACTGCATCTAAAGAAGGAGTGTATATTTTGTCAGAAGCGGCTGTTTGCGGAGGGATTCCAATAATTGAACCCTTAAAAAGATCATTAAAAAGTAACAGTATAAAAAAAATGGTTGGGATAATAAATGGCACAACAAATTTTATTCTTTCAAAGATGGCAAATGAAAAAGCTGATTATAAGGAGACTTTAAAATTGGCCCAAAGCCTTGGTTACGCAGAATTTGATCCAACCGCAGATGTTGAGGGGCATGATGCTGCTGATAAGATTTCAATCCTTAGTGAACTTGCCTTTGGAGGGAAAATCAAAAGAGAGGAGATACATTCTGAGGGTATTAGTAAAATTAATCTCAAGGATATTGAATATGCCAATAAATTAGGATTTGAAATAAAACTTTTAGCGCTTTCCGAAAGGGGACAAACAAATAGTAATGATTCACTTGCTTTGAATATTTGGGTAGGCCCTTCTTTGATCCCAAAATCTCATCCATTAGCAACAGTTAAGGGAGTTAACAATGCCTTATTGATAGAGGCTGATCCTCTAGGAGAGATAATGTTGTATGGTCCAGGCGCAGGGAGTGGCCCAACCGCTGCATCTGTAGTCTCAGATATATTAAATCTGCATGCCGCCTCAGTAAAAAATAATAATTCAGTCGATCCATTGTTATCTTTTGATTTCTGGAGAACCTGCCACATCATAGAATGTTCACAAATAAACAAAAAAAATTACCTTAGAATTATTTGTCTTGATAGTCCAGGCGTCATAGGAAAGATTGGAGATATTTTTGGAAAGAATAATGTATCAATCGAATCAATTGTTCAACTTGATGCAAGTGAGGACAAAGCAGAAATTGTCGTTATTACTCATGAGGTTAATAATGGAGATTTTGAGAAATCGAAAGATGAAATAAATTCGCTTAATGAAGTCAAAGTTATTGCAAGTCAATTAAGTTGTATTTAA
- a CDS encoding SufE family protein — protein MENQEKYNNLSKLVEKLKKSEDPKRKYEYILWLGKKLKEPDSEILVEENKVKGCVSEVFVKATIKAGKLFWEGYSDALITKGLLAFLISGLNELTPNQVVEIDKKFIEDTGLKASLTPSRSNGFLNILLKMQSQANEFL, from the coding sequence ATGGAAAATCAGGAAAAATACAATAATTTATCAAAATTAGTAGAAAAGTTGAAGAAATCAGAAGATCCAAAAAGAAAATATGAATACATTTTGTGGTTAGGCAAAAAATTGAAAGAGCCAGATAGTGAAATTCTTGTAGAAGAAAATAAAGTTAAGGGATGCGTTTCAGAAGTTTTTGTTAAGGCAACTATTAAAGCCGGTAAATTATTTTGGGAAGGATATTCTGATGCTCTCATAACAAAGGGTTTGTTGGCCTTTTTAATAAGTGGATTAAATGAGTTGACACCAAATCAAGTTGTTGAAATAGATAAGAAATTTATAGAAGATACTGGTTTGAAAGCAAGCTTAACACCTTCACGTTCGAATGGTTTTTTAAACATTTTATTGAAAATGCAGTCTCAAGCAAATGAATTTTTGTAG
- a CDS encoding 5-formyltetrahydrofolate cyclo-ligase: MTIFENKKLERDTFRKLRDGISLDQRENVEKNVRLYIDSFVKGYKNIGYLAIYWPLKNEVDIRGLKKKFTLALPRCKDKKELLFYPWDEKPLTKDSEGILSPNNSSPLSHLQISMIFVPCLSVDKNLTRLGYGGGYFDKLRRDNDWGNVPCIGVLTSNCVSTIPLTRAEWDIPLSGFITEKEIFV, encoded by the coding sequence ATGACGATCTTTGAAAATAAGAAATTGGAGAGGGATACGTTTAGAAAACTAAGAGATGGGATATCTCTTGATCAAAGAGAAAATGTAGAAAAGAATGTAAGATTATATATTGATTCATTTGTTAAGGGATATAAAAATATTGGTTATTTAGCTATATATTGGCCTCTAAAAAATGAAGTTGATATTAGAGGTCTAAAGAAAAAATTCACTTTAGCTTTACCTAGATGTAAAGATAAAAAAGAGTTGTTATTTTATCCATGGGACGAAAAACCTCTTACCAAAGATTCTGAGGGAATACTAAGTCCAAATAACTCTTCTCCATTGAGTCATTTGCAGATAAGCATGATATTTGTACCATGTCTTTCGGTTGATAAAAATTTAACAAGATTGGGTTATGGAGGCGGTTATTTTGATAAATTAAGGAGAGATAATGATTGGGGAAATGTTCCATGCATTGGAGTATTAACTTCTAATTGCGTAAGTACGATTCCATTAACGAGAGCTGAGTGGGATATTCCTTTATCTGGATTTATCACAGAAAAAGAAATATTTGTATAA
- the ruvC gene encoding crossover junction endodeoxyribonuclease RuvC, translated as MRIIGIDPGLARVGYGIIEIENERKILLDCGVIETCKDKKEEHRLYEIFQDLNELINHWNPTAAAVEKFFFYKSSTTISVVQARGVIMMVLASKKIHVSEYSPAQIKLTIAGSGKASKKDILDAVMYDLDLNKPPKPDDSADALAIALTKLNEEGFN; from the coding sequence GTGAGAATAATTGGGATTGACCCCGGATTAGCTAGAGTTGGTTATGGAATAATTGAGATAGAAAATGAAAGAAAGATATTATTAGATTGCGGCGTTATTGAGACATGTAAAGATAAAAAAGAAGAACATAGACTTTATGAGATATTCCAAGATCTTAATGAATTAATAAATCATTGGAACCCAACTGCAGCGGCAGTAGAAAAATTTTTCTTTTACAAGTCAAGCACTACCATTAGTGTGGTGCAGGCGAGAGGCGTGATTATGATGGTATTGGCCTCTAAAAAAATTCATGTTAGTGAGTATTCACCTGCGCAGATAAAATTAACAATTGCTGGGTCTGGAAAGGCATCTAAGAAAGATATTCTTGATGCTGTTATGTATGACTTAGATCTTAACAAACCTCCAAAACCTGATGATTCAGCAGATGCATTGGCAATAGCACTCACAAAACTAAATGAGGAAGGCTTTAACTGA
- the bchI gene encoding magnesium chelatase ATPase subunit I has translation MPTTKKRRVFPFTAVIGQEEMKLALLLNVIDPRIGGVMIMGDRGTGKSTTIRALADLLPEIDVVKDDPYNSSLVDPDLQSKEVLEKITQGENLESTQKQVPMVDLPLGATEDRLCGTIDIEKALSEGVKAFEPGLLAKANRGLLYVDEVNLLDDHLVDVLLDSAASGWNTVEREGVSVRHPARFVLIGSGNPEEGELRPQLLDRFGMSVEVKTVRDAELRVQVVDQRTSFDDNPDEFSLSVEKQQDELQQKVIKAQEILNSVQMDDDLRLNISAICGELDVDGLRGDIVTNRSARAIAAFEGRTEVQEDDIARVISCSLRHRLRKDPLEQVDSGERVIQAFCKVFDLDEKENLSKFQLAAEA, from the coding sequence GTGCCTACAACAAAGAAAAGAAGAGTTTTTCCTTTTACAGCAGTAATTGGTCAAGAAGAAATGAAATTGGCTCTCTTGTTAAATGTTATTGATCCAAGAATTGGAGGAGTGATGATAATGGGTGATAGAGGGACTGGAAAGTCCACTACTATTAGAGCCTTAGCTGATTTGTTGCCTGAAATCGATGTTGTTAAAGACGATCCATATAATAGTTCACTAGTTGATCCTGACTTACAAAGTAAAGAAGTTTTGGAGAAAATTACTCAAGGAGAGAATCTAGAGAGTACTCAAAAACAAGTACCTATGGTTGACTTGCCTTTGGGTGCTACTGAAGACAGGCTTTGTGGAACCATTGATATAGAGAAGGCTTTGAGCGAAGGTGTCAAGGCATTCGAACCAGGTCTATTAGCAAAAGCTAATAGGGGTTTATTATACGTTGATGAAGTGAATTTACTTGATGATCATTTAGTTGATGTACTTTTAGATTCGGCCGCTTCCGGATGGAATACAGTTGAAAGAGAGGGGGTATCAGTTCGACATCCTGCGAGGTTTGTCCTTATTGGTTCAGGAAATCCAGAAGAAGGTGAATTAAGGCCTCAACTATTGGATAGATTTGGAATGAGTGTTGAAGTTAAGACAGTTAGAGATGCTGAATTAAGAGTTCAAGTAGTTGATCAAAGAACTTCTTTTGATGATAATCCTGATGAGTTTTCATTGAGTGTTGAGAAACAACAGGATGAACTTCAACAAAAAGTTATTAAAGCACAAGAAATATTAAATTCTGTTCAAATGGACGATGACTTAAGATTGAATATTTCTGCAATCTGCGGAGAACTAGATGTGGATGGTTTACGTGGAGATATTGTTACGAATCGATCAGCAAGGGCAATTGCAGCATTTGAGGGCAGAACTGAAGTGCAAGAAGATGATATAGCAAGGGTTATTTCTTGTTCTTTAAGACATAGGCTTAGAAAAGACCCCTTAGAACAAGTTGATTCAGGTGAAAGAGTTATTCAAGCTTTTTGTAAAGTATTTGATTTAGATGAAAAAGAAAATCTTTCAAAATTTCAATTGGCTGCTGAAGCTTAA
- a CDS encoding RNA methyltransferase, whose product MILGKNFSNLKVILVEPNGPLNVGSVARLCSNFEVDELRIVSPKCDIFSLEAKKMALKGQKFIKHCKVFDDLQKAIFDCDLVLASCGRIDVNKDSFFVSSDDIFDWTLSFKKINTLAIIFGREDRGLTNSELLLANKTFNIPTSQKNPSLNLSHAVSIVLYELNKSSKKNLNNELKVFNLASSNEVHDTFVELEEMLLRVGYLLEHTSKAKISKFKNFILRANTSMHEINVLRGIVHQINWFLNNSKKNK is encoded by the coding sequence ATGATTTTGGGAAAAAATTTTTCTAATTTAAAGGTAATTTTAGTTGAACCAAATGGCCCTTTAAATGTAGGTAGCGTTGCTAGATTATGCAGTAATTTTGAAGTTGATGAATTAAGAATTGTTTCTCCTAAATGCGACATATTTTCTTTAGAAGCAAAAAAAATGGCTCTTAAAGGTCAAAAATTTATTAAACATTGTAAGGTTTTTGATGATCTTCAAAAAGCAATTTTTGATTGTGATTTGGTTCTAGCATCTTGTGGAAGGATTGATGTAAATAAAGATTCATTTTTTGTATCTTCTGATGATATTTTTGATTGGACTTTATCCTTTAAGAAGATTAATACTTTAGCAATAATATTTGGAAGAGAAGATAGAGGTTTAACTAACAGTGAGTTGCTTCTAGCAAATAAAACTTTTAATATTCCAACTTCTCAGAAAAATCCATCATTAAATCTTTCTCACGCTGTTTCAATAGTTCTGTATGAATTAAATAAGTCTTCTAAAAAGAATTTAAATAATGAATTAAAAGTTTTTAACTTAGCATCATCGAATGAAGTACATGATACATTTGTGGAATTAGAGGAAATGCTTTTGCGAGTTGGATATCTCTTAGAACATACCTCCAAGGCAAAAATTAGTAAATTTAAGAATTTTATTTTGAGGGCAAATACATCAATGCATGAAATAAATGTTTTACGAGGAATTGTCCATCAAATAAACTGGTTTTTGAACAATTCAAAAAAAAATAAGTAA
- a CDS encoding cytochrome c, translating to MSTSSSTAAERDFKREFLKIFFVLFGVLLICLAIFFVNHHENNKYIIETLEFNGSAEEGDALFKINCVGCHGITARGLVGPDLHSITQRLNDKEIIKQVTGGLTPPMPSFEIDPVNMSNLLKYLHSLE from the coding sequence GTGTCAACATCTTCATCAACTGCAGCAGAAAGGGACTTTAAAAGAGAGTTCTTAAAAATATTTTTTGTTTTATTTGGAGTTTTATTAATTTGTTTAGCAATATTTTTCGTAAATCATCATGAAAATAACAAGTATATTATTGAAACTCTTGAGTTTAATGGCTCTGCTGAGGAGGGAGATGCTCTTTTTAAGATAAATTGTGTTGGATGTCATGGAATTACAGCAAGAGGATTAGTGGGCCCAGACTTACACTCAATAACTCAACGTTTGAATGATAAAGAGATAATTAAACAAGTTACTGGAGGCCTGACTCCTCCTATGCCAAGTTTTGAAATTGATCCTGTAAATATGTCAAATTTATTAAAATATCTTCATAGTCTTGAATGA
- the petG gene encoding cytochrome b6-f complex subunit V, with protein MIEPLLCGIVLGLVPITLLGLFVSAWNQYRRGSGMLDID; from the coding sequence ATGATCGAGCCTCTTCTATGTGGAATTGTTTTAGGTTTAGTTCCAATAACTCTTCTTGGATTATTCGTAAGTGCATGGAATCAATACAGAAGAGGTTCAGGGATGTTGGACATTGATTAA
- the rsmD gene encoding 16S rRNA (guanine(966)-N(2))-methyltransferase RsmD → MKTNLRLIGGKKLQSPNNSYTRPTTLRVREAIFNILNKRVENSNWLDLFSGTGAISCEAYNHGARKIIAIEKNKINSKICLENLLSLENIGNRKNDIEVICKDVLKWTKPDYERNLSTRNMDLNKLKFDFVYLDPPYDVDFHELVLNQLFNCNLLKKDSTVICEHSQNLFIKKSTLWETIDVRNYGQSRLTFLINVQHP, encoded by the coding sequence ATGAAAACTAACTTAAGATTAATAGGCGGTAAAAAACTACAAAGTCCAAATAATTCTTATACTAGACCTACAACTTTGAGAGTGAGAGAGGCCATATTTAATATATTGAACAAAAGAGTTGAAAATAGTAACTGGTTAGATTTATTTAGTGGAACAGGTGCTATATCTTGTGAAGCTTATAATCACGGGGCAAGAAAAATCATTGCAATTGAAAAAAACAAAATCAACTCAAAAATTTGTTTAGAAAATTTACTCTCGTTGGAGAATATAGGGAATAGGAAAAATGATATCGAAGTTATTTGTAAAGACGTTTTGAAATGGACAAAACCTGATTATGAGAGAAACTTATCAACTAGAAATATGGATTTAAATAAATTAAAATTCGATTTTGTTTATCTAGATCCTCCATACGATGTGGATTTCCATGAATTAGTTTTAAATCAATTATTTAATTGTAATCTTTTAAAAAAAGATTCAACAGTTATTTGTGAACATTCTCAAAATCTATTTATTAAAAAAAGTACTTTGTGGGAAACTATAGATGTAAGAAATTATGGGCAGTCAAGATTAACATTTTTAATCAATGTCCAACATCCCTGA
- the hisH gene encoding imidazole glycerol phosphate synthase subunit HisH: MHKIGLIDYGMGNIHSVTKSLESLGEEIILIKNFNDSKLCKAIILPGVGAFDPAMNNLINTDLVTDLKNWIKSGKSFFGICLGLQLLFESSDEGKVEGLGILKGKIQKIPNISNQRIPHMGWCQLLPTKKNTLFGFEELNNWVYFVHSYHAIPDNLNIIAAQVDYGSEKLTAMIENENLLACQFHPEKSGKTGEKLLRRWLSNIQ; encoded by the coding sequence TTGCATAAAATTGGACTAATAGACTATGGAATGGGTAATATTCATTCTGTAACTAAATCTCTAGAAAGTCTTGGAGAAGAAATTATATTAATTAAAAACTTTAATGATTCTAAGCTTTGTAAGGCGATAATACTTCCCGGAGTTGGAGCATTTGATCCAGCGATGAATAATCTGATAAATACTGATTTGGTTACTGATCTGAAAAATTGGATTAAAAGTGGGAAATCCTTTTTTGGTATATGTTTAGGTCTCCAACTCCTTTTTGAATCTAGTGATGAAGGAAAAGTTGAAGGGCTGGGAATTTTAAAAGGAAAAATACAAAAAATACCAAATATTAGTAACCAAAGAATCCCACACATGGGTTGGTGCCAACTTTTACCTACCAAGAAAAATACTTTATTTGGGTTTGAAGAATTAAATAATTGGGTCTATTTTGTACATTCCTATCATGCAATCCCAGATAACTTAAATATTATTGCAGCTCAGGTTGATTATGGCTCTGAAAAATTAACTGCAATGATTGAAAATGAAAATTTATTGGCCTGTCAATTTCATCCGGAAAAATCTGGGAAAACCGGAGAAAAACTTTTGAGAAGATGGCTGAGTAATATTCAATAA
- the trxA gene encoding thioredoxin has protein sequence MSSAPAVTDSSFDKDVLQSDLPVLVDFWAPWCGPCRMVAPVVEEISKDFEGKIKVFKLNTDENPNVASQYGIRSIPTLMIFKGGQKVDTVVGAVPKATLSSTLTKHL, from the coding sequence ATGTCATCAGCTCCAGCCGTAACTGATTCTTCATTTGACAAGGATGTACTGCAAAGTGATCTACCAGTATTGGTTGATTTTTGGGCACCATGGTGCGGTCCATGTAGGATGGTCGCTCCGGTTGTAGAAGAAATCTCAAAAGACTTTGAAGGGAAAATTAAAGTTTTTAAATTAAATACAGATGAAAATCCAAATGTAGCCAGTCAATACGGAATAAGAAGTATTCCTACATTAATGATCTTTAAAGGAGGTCAAAAGGTTGATACCGTTGTTGGGGCTGTGCCAAAAGCAACTCTTTCGAGCACTTTAACTAAGCATTTATAA
- a CDS encoding GuaB3 family IMP dehydrogenase-related protein yields MNIELGLNKKVRRAYGIDEIALVPGNRTLDYDLTDPSWSIGDFKREVPIVASAMDSVVDVNTAVELTKLGSLGVINMEGIQTRYENSDEILNQIASVGKNDFVPLMQKIYSEPVKQELIVQRINEVKERGGIAAFSGTPQAAIKFKETLNNSKIDLFFLQGTVVSTEHLGMDGKETLNIKDLCQSMNVPVVAGNCVTYEVAKLLMDAGVAGLMVGIGPGAACTSRGVLGIGIPQATAIADCSAARNDYFKESGHYIPIIGDGGIVTGGDICKCLACGADAVMIGSPIAKSSNAPGKGFHWGMATPSPILPRGTRIEVGSTGSLERIIKGPALLDDGTHNLLGAIRTSMSTLGAKNIKEMQEVEIVIAPSLLTEGKVYQKAQQLGMGK; encoded by the coding sequence GTGAATATTGAACTTGGTTTAAATAAAAAAGTCAGGCGTGCTTATGGCATCGATGAAATAGCTTTAGTCCCGGGTAATAGAACACTTGATTACGATTTAACTGATCCTTCTTGGTCAATAGGTGATTTCAAAAGAGAAGTTCCGATCGTTGCTAGTGCCATGGATAGTGTTGTCGATGTCAATACAGCTGTAGAGCTCACAAAATTAGGTTCCCTAGGGGTTATAAATATGGAGGGCATACAAACACGATATGAAAACTCTGATGAAATATTAAACCAAATAGCATCAGTCGGGAAGAATGATTTTGTTCCATTAATGCAGAAAATATACAGTGAACCGGTCAAGCAGGAATTGATTGTACAAAGAATAAATGAGGTGAAAGAAAGAGGAGGTATAGCAGCTTTTAGTGGAACTCCTCAAGCTGCCATTAAATTTAAAGAAACACTTAATAATTCCAAAATAGATTTATTTTTTCTTCAAGGAACAGTTGTTTCGACTGAACATCTTGGTATGGATGGTAAGGAAACTTTAAATATTAAAGATCTCTGTCAATCTATGAATGTCCCAGTTGTAGCTGGTAATTGTGTCACTTACGAAGTTGCAAAACTTCTCATGGATGCTGGAGTTGCAGGATTGATGGTTGGAATAGGACCTGGAGCGGCATGTACATCAAGAGGAGTATTGGGAATTGGAATCCCTCAAGCAACTGCAATTGCTGATTGTAGTGCGGCAAGAAATGATTACTTTAAAGAAAGTGGTCATTATATTCCTATTATTGGTGATGGAGGAATTGTTACTGGTGGAGATATCTGTAAATGTTTGGCATGTGGAGCAGATGCTGTAATGATTGGATCTCCAATAGCTAAATCCTCAAACGCTCCAGGTAAAGGATTTCACTGGGGCATGGCTACTCCAAGTCCAATATTGCCAAGGGGCACAAGAATTGAAGTTGGTTCTACCGGATCCTTAGAAAGAATTATTAAAGGTCCTGCCTTACTTGATGATGGGACACATAACTTATTAGGAGCCATAAGAACCTCAATGAGTACTCTTGGGGCAAAAAATATTAAAGAAATGCAAGAAGTTGAAATAGTTATCGCACCATCACTTCTTACAGAAGGTAAGGTTTATCAAAAAGCTCAGCAGCTCGGGATGGGTAAGTAG
- the gyrA gene encoding DNA gyrase subunit A, with protein MSDILDSDNSGLSEDNDRIIQTDLRNEMSRSYLEYAMSVIVGRALPDARDGLKPVHRRILYAMYELGLTSGRPYRKCARVVGEVLGKYHPHGDTAVYDALVRMAQDFSMRMPLIDGHGNFGSVDNDPPAAMRYTESRLKSLTDESLLEDIESETVDFADNFDGSQQEPTVLPARIPQLLLNGSSGIAVGMATNIPPHNLGELINGLKSIIKNPSIEDRELFEIIKGPDFPTGGQILGKDGIRETFKTGRGSITMRGVANIEQIKSTGRAEKDAVIITELPFQTNKAALIERIADLVNEKKLEGISDIRDESDRDGMRIVIELKRDAYPQVVLNNLFKLTPLQNNFSANILALVKGEPTTLSLRKMLDVFLDFRVETIRRRTGFLLKKAEERDHIVKGLLLALEVMDEIINLIRSAKDTVSAREKLQTDHELSSTQAEAILQMQLRRLTALEADKIKGEHDELTRKINEYQQILNSKERIFEIILEELNKIDERFSSPRKTEILDLGGGLDDIDLIANDRSVVLLTEAGYLKRMPVNEFESTSRGSRGKAGTKKQEDDEVKLFISCNDHDTLLLFSDRGVSYALPAYRVPMSSRTAKGTPSVQLLPIPREEKITSLVAVDSFDNDCYLLMLTKAGFIKRTSLSAFSKIRSNGLIAINLEDGDALTWVRLSKEGDSVLIGSRTGMAIHFRLDFNELRPLGRTARGVKSMNLREGDNLVSMDVLTSNLVDQLAKIDDLTEDLDDNVEGNFSDGPWVLIASSFGLGKRVPVAQFRLQKRAGMGLRAIKFRIKDDQLVCLKVLGEGEELLLVTEKGVIVRTNADKISQQSRAATGVKLQRLDDGDHLSEVVLVPHEQIEGKDQPSSVEQN; from the coding sequence ATGTCTGATATTTTAGATTCCGATAACTCAGGATTAAGTGAAGATAATGATCGAATTATTCAGACTGACTTAAGAAATGAGATGTCTCGCTCTTATTTAGAGTATGCAATGAGCGTCATCGTTGGTCGTGCTCTTCCAGATGCCAGAGATGGATTAAAACCTGTTCATAGAAGAATTCTTTATGCAATGTATGAACTTGGTTTGACTAGCGGTAGACCATACAGAAAATGTGCAAGAGTTGTTGGAGAAGTACTTGGTAAATACCATCCGCATGGAGATACAGCAGTTTATGATGCTCTAGTCAGGATGGCTCAGGATTTCTCTATGAGGATGCCACTAATAGATGGTCATGGAAACTTTGGTTCTGTAGATAACGACCCGCCAGCAGCAATGAGATATACAGAATCTCGTTTAAAGTCTCTTACAGATGAAAGTTTGCTAGAGGATATTGAATCTGAAACTGTTGATTTCGCCGATAATTTTGACGGTTCTCAACAGGAGCCAACAGTTTTACCGGCCAGAATCCCTCAACTACTTCTAAATGGATCATCGGGAATAGCAGTAGGAATGGCAACTAATATTCCACCTCATAACTTAGGAGAATTAATTAATGGTCTTAAATCAATAATTAAAAATCCATCAATTGAAGATAGAGAACTTTTTGAAATAATTAAGGGTCCTGATTTTCCCACTGGTGGTCAAATATTAGGCAAAGATGGGATAAGAGAAACTTTCAAGACAGGGAGGGGTTCAATAACTATGAGAGGTGTAGCAAATATTGAGCAAATTAAATCCACTGGTAGGGCAGAGAAAGATGCAGTAATAATTACAGAGCTTCCGTTTCAAACTAATAAAGCTGCATTGATCGAAAGAATTGCAGACTTGGTTAACGAAAAAAAATTAGAAGGTATTTCTGATATTAGAGATGAAAGTGATCGAGATGGAATGAGAATTGTTATTGAACTAAAAAGAGATGCCTATCCACAAGTAGTTCTAAATAATTTGTTCAAGTTAACCCCTCTTCAAAATAACTTTAGTGCAAATATTCTAGCTTTAGTGAAAGGAGAGCCTACAACACTTTCACTAAGAAAAATGTTAGATGTTTTTTTAGACTTCAGAGTGGAAACAATAAGGCGAAGAACGGGATTTTTATTAAAAAAGGCGGAAGAAAGAGATCACATCGTAAAAGGTCTTTTGTTAGCATTGGAGGTTATGGATGAAATTATCAATCTAATAAGATCAGCAAAAGATACAGTTTCAGCAAGAGAAAAATTACAAACTGATCATGAGTTATCTTCCACACAGGCAGAAGCAATCTTACAAATGCAATTAAGAAGATTAACAGCCCTAGAAGCAGATAAAATTAAAGGGGAACATGATGAATTAACCAGAAAAATTAACGAATATCAGCAAATATTGAATAGTAAAGAGAGAATTTTTGAAATTATTCTTGAAGAACTTAATAAAATCGATGAGAGATTTTCCTCTCCAAGAAAAACAGAAATACTCGATTTAGGCGGTGGTCTAGATGATATTGATCTTATCGCTAATGACAGATCAGTAGTTTTATTAACTGAAGCAGGTTATTTAAAAAGAATGCCTGTTAATGAATTCGAATCTACAAGTCGTGGGTCAAGAGGTAAAGCTGGAACAAAGAAACAAGAAGATGATGAAGTGAAATTATTTATAAGCTGTAACGATCATGATACTCTTTTGCTTTTTAGTGATAGAGGAGTATCTTATGCTCTTCCAGCATATAGAGTTCCCATGAGTAGCAGAACCGCCAAAGGTACACCATCTGTTCAACTTCTACCAATACCAAGAGAAGAAAAGATAACTTCACTTGTCGCAGTAGATTCTTTTGATAACGATTGTTATCTATTGATGCTAACGAAGGCTGGATTTATAAAAAGAACTTCACTTTCTGCTTTCTCAAAAATCAGATCAAATGGATTAATAGCTATAAATCTCGAGGATGGGGACGCTTTGACTTGGGTTAGATTATCAAAAGAAGGCGATAGTGTTTTGATTGGATCAAGAACAGGAATGGCGATTCATTTCAGATTAGATTTTAATGAATTAAGGCCACTTGGCAGGACAGCAAGAGGGGTTAAATCAATGAACTTGAGAGAAGGAGACAATCTAGTTTCTATGGATGTTTTAACATCTAACTTGGTTGATCAATTGGCTAAAATTGATGATCTCACAGAAGATCTTGATGATAATGTTGAGGGAAACTTCTCAGATGGTCCATGGGTATTAATAGCCAGTTCATTTGGACTAGGGAAGAGAGTACCTGTAGCTCAGTTTAGATTACAAAAAAGAGCAGGCATGGGTTTGAGAGCAATAAAATTTAGAATTAAAGATGATCAGCTTGTTTGTTTAAAGGTCCTTGGCGAGGGAGAAGAATTACTACTTGTGACCGAAAAAGGAGTAATAGTAAGAACAAACGCAGATAAAATCTCTCAGCAATCTAGGGCAGCTACAGGAGTAAAATTACAAAGATTAGACGACGGTGATCATTTATCTGAAGTGGTATTGGTACCCCATGAACAAATAGAGGGAAAAGACCAACCTAGCTCAGTTGAACAAAATTAA